The Poriferisphaera corsica DNA segment AATTTTGGAGAATCTTGAGGCCAATGCGTTGGGATTTTTCGGGGTGGAACTGAGTTGCCCAGACGTTGTCTTTCCAGACGGTGGCGGTGAAGTCGTGGCCGTAGTCTGCGCGGGCGGAGGTGATGGGTGTGTCAGAGGTTTCGGTGGGCTGAACGTAGTAGCTGTGTACGAAGTATACGTATGCGTCCTGCTGGAGACCTTGAAGCAGAGGATCATTGCGATCCCAGTGAATGGCATTCCAGCCCATCTGCGGGACTTTGAGGGGTGAGGGCGAATCAATATTCTCATTAAAGCGAACAACCTTGCCGGGGAGGATGCCGAGGCCGGGAACGAGCTGGCCAGGAGCGGCTTCTTCTTCAGATCCTTCGAAGATGAGTTGCATACCAAGGCAAATACCTAGGAAAGGATTGCCAGTTTTGATGTGCTGCTTGATGGGGTTAACCCAGCCAAGCTTATTAAGGAAGCCCATGGCAGCGGCAAATGAGCCGACACCGGGGAGAATGAGCTTGTCGACAGATGCGGTTTCACTGGGATGGCGCAGGATATGTGCTTCGGCACCGAGAAGCTCGAATGCTTTCTGGACTGACCTAAGATTGCCTACGTGGTAATCAATGATCCCAATCTTGCTCATCTGTCATCCTAAATGAATGTGGAATGTGAACGAAGGAAGCGGCATTGCTGCTTCAAAAGAGATTGTAACGCCGAGAGAGGTGTCGTTGTGGCGAGGGGCGGTCAGTCGGATAGTTTTTTTGTGCATGAACATAAAAAAACAGACCTGCTGCGATGAACAAGTCTGCTGAATAGTTGAAATAGTGCAGGGATTTAGTCGTTAATGACAACGATCTCGACGCGACGGCTCTTTTCCTTAGTGGATTGAGCTTTGTTTGCGCCGAAGCCGGCAGAGTACATGCTACTGGCGCTTACACCACGGGTCGCGAGGTAGCGTTGGACTGCCATGGCTCGCTCGGCGGAAAGTTCTAAGTTGTCTTTCCATCCGGACTTACGGATTGGGTCTTTGTCGGTATAGCCTTCGACACGGATCATATTGCCGCTGTAGTCGGACTTGATGATACTTGCGACTTGAGCGAGTGTGCGAGTTGCTTTGTCTTTGAGGGAAGCTTTGCCCGAAGTGAAGAGGACATCGCCGGGAATGCGGATCGCGATGTTGTTGCCGCTTCTGATCACGTCAACGCCTGCAACGTTGTTAAAAGCTGAAGATTCAGCGGGATCACGTTCGACGACGACGGTTTCTGTGACAATTTTTGGTTTTGAGGCCAAGAGTTGCTGAAGATTGTCGTTTTCCATCTTGAGACGATCTTCTACGGCACGTAGCTCTTGGTTTTCGACCCATAGCTGATCCCGCTCTTTTTTGAGGCGATCAACGGAGCAGCCGGTGAACATGGAGACAGTGACGGCGGCGAGGATCATGGTGAGGAAGGTGCGTTTCCAAACGCTAATCATGACAGTCCCTTTCCCCCCGGTATTTGCGGCAGCAAGAACATGTGCTTTGGTTGCCAGAACCGGGGATATCAAAAGTCGGTATATACGAATCGTTCTGACGGAGCCAGAGTATCAGAAGAGATTGTAATAAAAATTGCGCATTTTAACTTCATTAAATCGGCGTTACGGGCGTTTTTTTTGGATTACTCGGTTGATCTGTGATTGTGGCGAGATGAACGATTACGAGGCGAGGAAATTCCACTACAGGAGAGTCAATGGGTGCAACGGCATGGATATTGTTGTGCCGCGAGTATCGGCGAGGCCAATCTATGCGATAGATAGGTTTAATACTTGTTTTGGAGCAAGTCCCAGCGACCGACGACTTCGATCAATATTGCGCGGATCATGTTTTCGTCGGCATTATCAAGAAGACTGATGAGTTGCGTGGGAAGGTTAACAATATCGTCGAGTTCAGGGAGTGGCTCGCCGAGAAGATCAAGAAGATAAAGAAGCTTGGCATGCGGACTCAAGTGTTCGGATGGCGTGCTATCAGATAATTTATTGCACATAGTGGCCTCGATACCATTAGGTTAATCTACTGTTTGACAAAAAATGAGACAGATAAAATGTTAATGAAACTGATTAAAAAGCTTTTACAGGGATGCGCGCAACAGATAACATTTGAACGTGCTTCTAAGAAATACGATCGAAGCGCAAAGCGCTGAATAGATCACGCACATAGATTGACATGAAATACAAAATCAATCAATAGATATTTATAGATTTTCATATATTTCATTACTTTGACTAGACGTAAACGCACATAGACAATAAGAATATGGTTCAGAAGAATTTTGATATCGATCGTCAACTTGCTGAAGAATTTAGTCAGTTTTGCAAAGAGCGAGGGATGACTTTGGGTGCTGCTGTTAGCGCAGCAATCCTATCTTACATGCAGTTAGATGCAACAGAACGGGAACAGGCTAACCTAAATCTAAGCAATTGGCTTAATGAAGGGCATCATGCAAGCGAATCAAAGCGATCGCGTGCGGCGAAGCCTTTAGGTGGATCAAAGGGCAAGAGGTATTCGTCATAGATAATCATTGTCAGAGTCGTGTTCGCTCAAACAGTGTGTTCACTCTCTAAAATATTTCATCAATAAAATAAACAAATGATTTAACCAAATTACCTATAAATTTAGTTAAATCCATGCGCGATCATGGTGTGCATATTGGGTTACATTTGCGATTGCGACGGACTTAACATGCGCGAGATGGTTTTTGATCTGAGAGCAATTGAAGAACTGGAATGGGCTGTTCAAGCTTGGGAGACATCATGACGGCATCACAATCGATACCTTGCAGCATATAAACGTGTAAACGAGCGAGAGTCATCGCGTCGAGTTGAGACATGGCAAGACCAATCAGGTTACACATGGATTCTTCGTCGTGTGTGTCGGATTGTGCGATATCTAATTCATAAGCAAATGCGTGGACAAGTTCATGCCAAAGAGTTGAAAGCCGCTTGCTTGGCTTGAGCTGGCCGGAGATCAGAATGGTCTGATGATCGAAAAAGGTTAGCCCGCAATACGGGTCTCCGGCTTCGTCGCGAACAATACCCTTGGCGAGAATAATTCGGTAGACGTGTGGGCCAACTTTCACTTCCATCGTATGCACCTCATTTGATTCACATTACGCGACGAACAGAAATATGAAGTATGGTAAACAAGGCGAGTGCCAATAGATTGGCACTGATGCTTACTTTCAATCAAAAATAATATTGAGGCTGATATGACGTATCTCTATTTATTTTCGACAATCATTTGTGAAGTGATTGGTACGATCATGCTGAAATCGAGTGATGGATTCACGAAGTTGTGGGCAAGCGTTGTGGTGGTGATGGTGCGGCCTTTTGCTTGCTGTCACTGACGCTGTGAGAGATGAAGATTGGGGCGGCTAAGCTATATGAAAGATGTGATTGTTTTCTGATGGCGGTCTAGTTGCCGAGCGGCAGGTTCAAGAGTGTGAGTAGCTCATTGCGAAAGATGAGGATGACGTAGGTGGCACCGGCGAGGTATGGGCCGTAGGGGATGACTTTAACTTGGCCTTTAAGGAGAGTGCTGGCTCCGATCATGAGAACTGCCGCGATGAGGCCGATGAAAGGGGCAACGAAGAAGATGAGTGTGGCTTCGAGCGCGCCGACGACAGCGCCAATTGCACCGAGGAGATGGACGTCGCCGAGTCCCATGGCTTCTTTGCCGAAGGCGAGCGTGCCGAAGATGCGTGTATACCAAACGATGCCGCAACCGACGAAGTAACCGCAGATGCATCCGGCAAGAACGTGAAGCCAAGGGGCTTGGGTGAAGGAGGCGGCGGTTTCTTGTGAAGGGTCGTTGCCAGCAGCGACGAACATGCCGAGGAATATGCCGATGGTTGGGAAGAAGACAAAGGCGAGTTCTTTAAGAACTTCACGACGAGGGTGTGGATAGTAAAAAATTTCCTCTTGAACTTCTTCAGCTTCAATGCGGTCTTTGTGTTTACGGGTTTTATTTGAGGCTTTTTGCTCGGCTTCGAATTGCTCCATGAGGGTATCCCAGTCATTGAAGGAGCGTTTGAGGGTGCCTTGTTTGAGGAGGACGAAAGCAAGGCCGAGGCCGAGGATTCCACCGATGGCTGCGCCGATGCCTGCGCCGGTGGCGATGGGGAGCGGCTGATCGTTGAGCATACCTGTGAGAGCAAGGAAGTTTGGCGCGTCGAGCGCAACACTGAGCGGAAGCGCGATAAGCGCAATGATGAGTACGAAGTAAGGGATTTGCAGCGGGATGATGTAAAGTTTGGAGTCAATAATTGTCGCAGCGATGAGTGCGCTGATCATGATGATGTGCGTCAGGAAGATGGGCCAGGTTGCATCGAGGCCGAGGAAGCCGAAGCCGGGGCGCAGGTCAGTCATGTAGTAGGTGTAATAGAGGAGCGCCCAGAGGAAGCCGGTGATGAATTCGATGACGGGGTATTGGATGGAGATGGGCGTTTTGCAGTATCGGCATTTACCTCGAAGCCAGAGCCAACCGAGAATGGGGACGTTGTCATACCATGCGAGTTGATGATTGCAGTTGGGACAGGCGCTGGGCGGTGAAACAATGGATTTGCCTTCAGGCAAACGATAGGCGACGACATTGAGGAATGAGCCAATGTTTGCACCGAAAATGAAGAAGACGATTAGCCACATGATGTCGGGGTTCATTAAATGCCCTATTCTCTATCTAATAATTTGATATGGTTGAGAGGAGATGAGAAAAGAGGCTTTTTTATTCGTAGTCCTCATGCTCTTCTTCAATTTCAGCACTGGTGGATTCACCTTCGACGGCGAGCTTGCCTGAGGGATCTTCGGTGAGTTT contains these protein-coding regions:
- the hisH gene encoding imidazole glycerol phosphate synthase subunit HisH, with product MSKIGIIDYHVGNLRSVQKAFELLGAEAHILRHPSETASVDKLILPGVGSFAAAMGFLNKLGWVNPIKQHIKTGNPFLGICLGMQLIFEGSEEEAAPGQLVPGLGILPGKVVRFNENIDSPSPLKVPQMGWNAIHWDRNDPLLQGLQQDAYVYFVHSYYVQPTETSDTPITSARADYGHDFTATVWKDNVWATQFHPEKSQRIGLKILQNFAAI
- a CDS encoding OmpA/MotB family protein is translated as MISVWKRTFLTMILAAVTVSMFTGCSVDRLKKERDQLWVENQELRAVEDRLKMENDNLQQLLASKPKIVTETVVVERDPAESSAFNNVAGVDVIRSGNNIAIRIPGDVLFTSGKASLKDKATRTLAQVASIIKSDYSGNMIRVEGYTDKDPIRKSGWKDNLELSAERAMAVQRYLATRGVSASSMYSAGFGANKAQSTKEKSRRVEIVVIND
- a CDS encoding prepilin peptidase; the encoded protein is MNPDIMWLIVFFIFGANIGSFLNVVAYRLPEGKSIVSPPSACPNCNHQLAWYDNVPILGWLWLRGKCRYCKTPISIQYPVIEFITGFLWALLYYTYYMTDLRPGFGFLGLDATWPIFLTHIIMISALIAATIIDSKLYIIPLQIPYFVLIIALIALPLSVALDAPNFLALTGMLNDQPLPIATGAGIGAAIGGILGLGLAFVLLKQGTLKRSFNDWDTLMEQFEAEQKASNKTRKHKDRIEAEEVQEEIFYYPHPRREVLKELAFVFFPTIGIFLGMFVAAGNDPSQETAASFTQAPWLHVLAGCICGYFVGCGIVWYTRIFGTLAFGKEAMGLGDVHLLGAIGAVVGALEATLIFFVAPFIGLIAAVLMIGASTLLKGQVKVIPYGPYLAGATYVILIFRNELLTLLNLPLGN